The Methylocella tundrae genome contains the following window.
CCCGCTGACGCCCCCGCCAGATGACAGCGAGCCGCTGCCGGCGATCGTATCACTGATCTCGCTCGGCGCGACAGTCCTGTTTTTCCTGACGAATCTTCACTGGGAGGTCCTGCGTGGCTTGATAGCCTCGTATGATGCATTACCCGTGTCCGGGCTTTTCAACACACAGTTCGGATTGATTCAAATAGGAGATTGTCTCGCGCGATCGTTTTTGCTTACCCTTCGCATCAGCAGCCCTTTCATCCTCTATTCGCTGATCACTAATCTGGCGGTTGGCCTTGCTGGCAAGTTCGCGCCTCAAATTCCTATTTACTTCGTCACCGTTCCAGCCGTAGCGATGGGTGGACTGTTCTTGCTTTACCTTACCTGTAGTCATCTTCTGGAGCTTTTTACAACCGGATTTGCGACATGGTTGATTTCGGGTTAGAGGCGCCTGTGCGCTTTCAACCTCCCGTTCCACAAGCTCCCGTCGGAGACACTATCGGCTGTCGGCCGGCCGATGACGGCGCCAGCTTTGAGAGAGCGCCGCAAAGCGTACTGGTCGGCAAACCGTATGGCGGCGCCACGGATAGAAGATCAGTCCGATGAACAAAAGGCTCGTGAAGGCGCGGCGCATTCTCGAGGCGCAGACCGAAATCGATCGTCTCGCGGGCTGGACGCTGATTGAACTTCAACGTCAGCTGGAAACGATCGAAGAGCACCGTCATCGGCTGATTGCCTTCATCGAAACGGAGCCTGCGTTCTACGGTCTTTCCGCTGACGCTGTGATGCGGCGTCTCGAGGCGTTGCAAAAGTCCGACGCGGCGCTGCGAGCTGAGATCCGCGCGCAAACTGAGAAGCGCTTGGCCGAGCGCGCGCGGATGCGGGGCGCAGAGGCCATTGCCTCTGCGCTCGAGGCCGATCAGCGCCGGCAAGAGGAACAGATCCGGCTGATGGAGGTGATCGA
Protein-coding sequences here:
- a CDS encoding flagellar biosynthetic protein FliR translates to MLMPGISGPRIPVKVRLFSSFAITLGLAPLLSTEIEPKLSEARPFALLQIILSESLVGALIGFLGRIFFGALETLASAIAMAIGLSSPLTPPPDDSEPLPAIVSLISLGATVLFFLTNLHWEVLRGLIASYDALPVSGLFNTQFGLIQIGDCLARSFLLTLRISSPFILYSLITNLAVGLAGKFAPQIPIYFVTVPAVAMGGLFLLYLTCSHLLELFTTGFATWLISG